Proteins from a single region of Rhinolophus sinicus isolate RSC01 linkage group LG13, ASM3656204v1, whole genome shotgun sequence:
- the TRMT6 gene encoding tRNA (adenine(58)-N(1))-methyltransferase non-catalytic subunit TRM6 isoform X1, with protein MEGSGEQPGPQPPNPGDHRIRDGDFVVLKREDVFKAVQVQRRKKVTFEKQWFYLDNVIGHSYGTTFEVTSGGSLQPKKKKEEPTSETKEAGTDNRNIVDDGKSQKLTQDDIKALKDKGIKGEEIVQQLIENSTTFRDKTEFAQDKYIKKKKKKYEAIVTVVKPSTRILSIMYYAREPGKINHMRYDTLAQMLTLGNIRAGNKMIVMETCAGLVLGAMMERMGGFGSIIQLYPGGGPVRAATTCFGFPKSFLSSLYEFPLNKVDSLLNGTFSAEMLSSEPKDSASVEERNGTLEEKQTSEQENETSMAEAPGSNHPKEQETMEIVSQDQDYKEAKERGSKKDYIQEKQRRQEEQRKRHLEAAALLSERNADGLIVASRFHPTPLLLTLLDFVAPSRPFVVYCQYKEPLLECYTKLRERGGVINLRVSETWLRNYQVLPDRSHPKLLMSGGGGYLLSGFTVTMDNLKEDPSLNSNSSTLELHQTEEPAAKKRKCPESDS; from the exons ATGGAGGGCTCAGGGGAGCAGCCGGGCCCACAGCCACCGAACCCCGGGGACCACCGCATCCGCGACGGCGACTTCGTGGTGCTGAAACGGGAAGATGTGTTCAAAGCAGTGCAAGTCCAGCGGAGAAA AAAAGTAACTTTTGAAAAACAGTGGTTCTATCTGGATAACGTCATTGGCCATAGTTATGGAACCACATTTGAGGTGACCAGTGGAGGAAGTCTTCAGcctaagaagaagaaggaagagcctACTTCAG AGACCAAAGAAGCGGGCACTGATAATCGAAATATAGTTGATGATGGGAAATCTCAGAAACTTACTCAAGATGACATAAAAGCTTTAAAGGACAAGGGCATTAAAGGAGAG GAAATAGTTCAGCAGTTGATTGAAAATAGCACAACATTCCGAGACAAGACAGAATTTGCtcaagataaatacataaaaaagaagaaaaagaa aTATGAAGCCATCGTTACTGTTGTGAAACCATCCACCCGCATCCTTTCAATTATGTATTATGCCCGAGAGCCTGGAAAAATTAA CCACATGAGATATGATACACTAGCCCAGATGTTGACATTGGGAAATATTCGTGCTGGCAATAAAATGATTGTAATGGAAACATGTGCAGGCCTGGTGCTGGGTGCAATGATGGAACGAATGGGAG GTTTTGGCTCCATTATTCAGCTGTACCCTGGAGGTGGCCCAGTTCGGGCAGCAACAACCTGTTTTGGATTTCCCAAATCTTTCCTCAGTAGTCTTTATGAATTCCCCCTCAACAAAGTGGACAGTCTTCTGAATGGAACATTTTCTGCCGAGATGTTATCTTCAGAGCCAAAAGACAGTGCTTCGGTTGAAGAAAGGAATGGCACACTGGAGGAAAAACAGACTTCAGAACAAGAGAATGAAACCAGCATGGCAGAGGCCCCAGGGAGCAATCACcccaaagaacaagaaacaatGGAAATTGTCTCTCAAGATCAAGACTATAAGGAGGCtaaagagagaggaagcaaaaaGGATTAT attcaggaaaagcagaggagacaagaagagcaaaggaaaagacaTTTAGAGGCTGCTGCTCTGCTGAGTGAGAGAAACGCGGATGG TTTAATTGTAGCAAGTCGTTTTCATCCCACTCCACTGCTGTTGACTTTGCTGGACTTCGTGGCCCCTTCAAGGCCGTTTGTGGTCTACTGTCAGTATAAAGAG CCTCTGTTGGAATGCTACACAAAACTGCGGGAAAGAGGAGGGGTCATCAACCTCAGGGTATCTGAAACCTGGCTCAGAAATTACCAG GTTTTGCCAGATCGAAGTCATCCCAAACTACTGATGAGCGGAGGTGGGGGGTACCTTCTCTCAGGCTTCACCGTCACCATGGACAACCTTAAAGAAGACCCCAGCCTCAACTCCAACTCGAGCACTTTAGAATTACACCAGACCGAAGAGCCAGCAGCTAAAAAACGGAAATGCCCCGAGTCTGACTCTTAA
- the TRMT6 gene encoding tRNA (adenine(58)-N(1))-methyltransferase non-catalytic subunit TRM6 isoform X2, with product MYYAREPGKINHMRYDTLAQMLTLGNIRAGNKMIVMETCAGLVLGAMMERMGGFGSIIQLYPGGGPVRAATTCFGFPKSFLSSLYEFPLNKVDSLLNGTFSAEMLSSEPKDSASVEERNGTLEEKQTSEQENETSMAEAPGSNHPKEQETMEIVSQDQDYKEAKERGSKKDYIQEKQRRQEEQRKRHLEAAALLSERNADGLIVASRFHPTPLLLTLLDFVAPSRPFVVYCQYKEPLLECYTKLRERGGVINLRVSETWLRNYQVLPDRSHPKLLMSGGGGYLLSGFTVTMDNLKEDPSLNSNSSTLELHQTEEPAAKKRKCPESDS from the exons ATGTATTATGCCCGAGAGCCTGGAAAAATTAA CCACATGAGATATGATACACTAGCCCAGATGTTGACATTGGGAAATATTCGTGCTGGCAATAAAATGATTGTAATGGAAACATGTGCAGGCCTGGTGCTGGGTGCAATGATGGAACGAATGGGAG GTTTTGGCTCCATTATTCAGCTGTACCCTGGAGGTGGCCCAGTTCGGGCAGCAACAACCTGTTTTGGATTTCCCAAATCTTTCCTCAGTAGTCTTTATGAATTCCCCCTCAACAAAGTGGACAGTCTTCTGAATGGAACATTTTCTGCCGAGATGTTATCTTCAGAGCCAAAAGACAGTGCTTCGGTTGAAGAAAGGAATGGCACACTGGAGGAAAAACAGACTTCAGAACAAGAGAATGAAACCAGCATGGCAGAGGCCCCAGGGAGCAATCACcccaaagaacaagaaacaatGGAAATTGTCTCTCAAGATCAAGACTATAAGGAGGCtaaagagagaggaagcaaaaaGGATTAT attcaggaaaagcagaggagacaagaagagcaaaggaaaagacaTTTAGAGGCTGCTGCTCTGCTGAGTGAGAGAAACGCGGATGG TTTAATTGTAGCAAGTCGTTTTCATCCCACTCCACTGCTGTTGACTTTGCTGGACTTCGTGGCCCCTTCAAGGCCGTTTGTGGTCTACTGTCAGTATAAAGAG CCTCTGTTGGAATGCTACACAAAACTGCGGGAAAGAGGAGGGGTCATCAACCTCAGGGTATCTGAAACCTGGCTCAGAAATTACCAG GTTTTGCCAGATCGAAGTCATCCCAAACTACTGATGAGCGGAGGTGGGGGGTACCTTCTCTCAGGCTTCACCGTCACCATGGACAACCTTAAAGAAGACCCCAGCCTCAACTCCAACTCGAGCACTTTAGAATTACACCAGACCGAAGAGCCAGCAGCTAAAAAACGGAAATGCCCCGAGTCTGACTCTTAA